In Gammaproteobacteria bacterium, the DNA window GAACCTGTGCAATATTCACTTTCACAATAATGCGGAACATAAAGCCAAAGATTTTTCTATCTATGCTGGCGCAGGTGATAATGGTCACGGTGGTGGTTATCAATGCGGAATCAGCAAATCGCTGACCAAAGCGGAATTAAAAGCGCCTGAGGGGGCTATTTGTAAGGGTCTTGAGCCAGGCGATACAGTGGAGGTGCATTGGGTGCACAGTTCTTGTGACATCACTCCAGGCAAAGGTTTGGGTTCGTGTTTATCAGATACTTGTGCTAACCCGGATTTGCGAGTCGAGACCCAGGTATTTACCTTGGTCAATGATTCGAGCGCACTTAATTTCAACGATTTGACCTATGACGGTAATCAAGTGAATGGTTTGCATCAAGCAAAGATGTTGCCAACGAATACAGGCAAGCCCGTTGAGTTTTTGGGTTCTACTACTGGCCCTAAATATACCCAACAACAATGTTCACCATTGCAGGTTGCTTGGAGTGTGCGTCCTCAATGCGCCAAGCTTGATATCAATAGCCTGGGAGAGTGGTGTCAAGGTAATGTCTTTGAAGAAGATCACGCACATGGTGTGAGAAAACTGGTTGTTAATCCTAAGCTTTTGTCGGAGATTAAATAATAAACTATATTAATATGGTTTATTCTCCCTCCTTCGCCATGGCGAAGGAGGGGTCTAACTAGACTCGAATGTTTTAGTAACGACCTCTGGTCTTCACGATATAATTAGATAAATGCTGGCTTTCTGCGTTCATGCGCATCAAGTTTTTATGCGTTAGGCGGAATAAACCACGCATGAATTTATAGACGACTTTAGGGTGTGTATCGAGTAGGCCTTCAAAGTCTTCGGGCGTCAGCGTGTAAACCGTGGTGTCGCCTTGTGCCTTGAGCGTTGCTTGGCGCGGTGCCAAATCAAGAAAAGCGCGAGTGCCCGCACATTCGCCCACTTTCATGGTGTACATCGTGGTCTCTTTACCGCTAATGGTGCTGTTTACGGTAATGGCACCTTCAGTAAGAATAAACAGGGTATGATCCAGATCCCCTTCATTGACAAGCACGTCACCATTCGTGAATTCATGAACGTTCATGGCAGTAATTAAAGCAACGCAATCACTGGTGTCGAGGTCTTTGCCCAGGTCGGAGTTTTGCATTGCTGAGCATTTGGCTTGTTGGGGCATCGTCGCTATCTCCTTCAATCGATTATTAAATAATACACAAGTATACGTAGAATTTTCGTAAAATCGAATAGCTGCGCGTATTACAGCTTAGTAACAGATCACCATTCATAGCACTACCTTGTGTAAGGTTGTGTGATTTTATCACTTGTGTTTTTAATGCTACTTAATGATAAATTTGGTTCTTAATTTTTTCTTAACAGGGACGTTTTTAAGTTCGACGTACTGTGGTAAGCCTTTTTTATAGGGTGGATAGTCTTCACCAACAATCAGCGGTTGTAGGTATTGCCTGCATTTCTCAGTAATGCCAAAGCCATTACGGCTGATATAGCTGCGTGGCATTATTTTCTCAACATTGGCGACATCAGCAAGATTGGCAACACCAATACCCCAGCGATAGGGCTTATCCGATTTGCGGACAATCGTTGGCATGACGGCGTTATTGCCTTTTAAGGCAAGTTTGACGGCGGCCTTACCAAGAGCGTAGGCCTGTTCAACGTCAGTTTTTGAGGCAATATGCCGCGCCGAGCGCTGTAGATAGTCTGCCACCGCCCAATGGTATTTGTAGCCAAGCTTGGATTTGCAAAGCTCCGCAATAACGGGTGCAACGCCACCCAGCTGTGCGTGACCGAAGGCATCTTTGCCACCTGCTTCGGCGAGAAACTTACCGGCTTTGTTTTTAACGCCTTCTGAAACGACAATAGCGCAATAACCGTATTTTTTAACGCTATCATCAACACGTTTTAAGAAAGCAGCTTGATTAAAGACGATTTCCGGAAACAATATAATATGTGGCGCATCGCCTTTTTTTTCGCAGGCAAGCCCGCCAGCGGCAGCGATCCAGCCGGCATGGCGCCCCATGACTTCGAGGACAAATATTTTGGTTGAGGTTTTTGCCATAGAGGCGACATCAAAGGCCGCTTCGCGTATGGAGATTGCGACATACTTGGCCACTGAGCCAAAACCGGGGCAGTTGTCGGTAATCGGTAGGTCATTGTCCACCGTTTTTGGAATTCCTACACAGGTAATAGGATAATCCAGCGCCTCAGCGATTTGGGAAATTTTATGCGAGGTATCTTGTGAATCACCACCACCGTTATAAAAAAAATAGCGGATATTGTGTGCCTTGAAAACTTCGATTAGGCGTTCATACTCGGCGCGATTTTCATCGAAGCCCTTGAGTTTGTATCGGCAAGAGCCAAAGGCACCAGCAGGAGTGTGGCGCAGTGCGGCGATATTACGCTTTGATTCTTTGCTGGTATCAATCAGCTCTTCGGTCAGCGCACCGATGATGCCGTTACGTCCTGCGTAGACTTTGCCGATTTTGTCTCTATGCACGCGCGCGGTCTCAATGACGCCGCAAGCGCTGGCATTGATAACTGCTGTCACTCCACCCGATTGGGCATAGAATGCATTCGGTTTTGCCATACTCTCTTCCCTCAGCCATTATTTTTTGTCTGATGGTGCGTGATCACAGGGTACTTTGCAAGGCCAGAATAGAGGGATGCGTTGACTTCGCCCTTGTATAAAGAGTAGGTTTACGAGTGCGTAAGTGTATGGTCTTAGGCTAGCAGTTGTAATACGCACATTAAAAAACAATAACTAGTTGAAAAACTTATAATTTTTTACTCTAAGGA includes these proteins:
- a CDS encoding cadmium carbonic anhydrase; this encodes MASGTHGHHEADQKHAASVEVCQGFGPQTPRDIDVKAGENTQRFSTVPRASEMNLCNIHFHNNAEHKAKDFSIYAGAGDNGHGGGYQCGISKSLTKAELKAPEGAICKGLEPGDTVEVHWVHSSCDITPGKGLGSCLSDTCANPDLRVETQVFTLVNDSSALNFNDLTYDGNQVNGLHQAKMLPTNTGKPVEFLGSTTGPKYTQQQCSPLQVAWSVRPQCAKLDINSLGEWCQGNVFEEDHAHGVRKLVVNPKLLSEIK
- a CDS encoding cyclic nucleotide-binding domain-containing protein; the encoded protein is MPQQAKCSAMQNSDLGKDLDTSDCVALITAMNVHEFTNGDVLVNEGDLDHTLFILTEGAITVNSTISGKETTMYTMKVGECAGTRAFLDLAPRQATLKAQGDTTVYTLTPEDFEGLLDTHPKVVYKFMRGLFRLTHKNLMRMNAESQHLSNYIVKTRGRY
- a CDS encoding 6-phosphofructokinase; this translates as MAKPNAFYAQSGGVTAVINASACGVIETARVHRDKIGKVYAGRNGIIGALTEELIDTSKESKRNIAALRHTPAGAFGSCRYKLKGFDENRAEYERLIEVFKAHNIRYFFYNGGGDSQDTSHKISQIAEALDYPITCVGIPKTVDNDLPITDNCPGFGSVAKYVAISIREAAFDVASMAKTSTKIFVLEVMGRHAGWIAAAGGLACEKKGDAPHIILFPEIVFNQAAFLKRVDDSVKKYGYCAIVVSEGVKNKAGKFLAEAGGKDAFGHAQLGGVAPVIAELCKSKLGYKYHWAVADYLQRSARHIASKTDVEQAYALGKAAVKLALKGNNAVMPTIVRKSDKPYRWGIGVANLADVANVEKIMPRSYISRNGFGITEKCRQYLQPLIVGEDYPPYKKGLPQYVELKNVPVKKKLRTKFIIK